A single Sphingomonas kaistensis DNA region contains:
- a CDS encoding AAA domain-containing protein, which produces MNGHAVDPGDIMCAECGGDIAESADNTAPLEESDRPNLAPAGLDHGASSAAEAASETVVAGWRLLRRLPTTSQVRERYEVVHGDDGREAVLTLYANGSEPDTEVYDALRTLNRDHVPEIYETGRWEDRAYEVAEDVRGGTFADLGLLADDHVTMSSILREVGGALAALGECGLRHRDLRPGAILVRQREPLDLVLGGFGSARLSEYDLDVVSPLEITRYTAPEAVAGGVAAASDWWSLGMLILEQVTRGECFAGADDQTFLITVLTNGAPIPDGLAPPVDALLRGLLSLDRHSRWQWAELQRWLAGEVPPAPPALRAADHEGGRSIRLAGARHPSPERFALAAAEATAWDEARSMLLGGELATWLEEAGQHAGLRAEIRSIVTLEGVSNDMRLALALKALNPSMPLVVRGEIVTPGWLLDHPEEGYALVTGPVPDRLERDDDEVWLARLKRREARVRERARQLDVELDEAQLRVTALSTSKSRLAAVWDERRRILPDTDHPGLLAIVERRVTEEEDLILLLSAAATQFRAADAIVDEAEDAARRAGVDAFDRNAALARTATSRRELHAEIEARLEGFARCGRDRIDEWGDQFRLERRLPLARALALLAVPSGEWRQPPRQAYVATLLDFYARRITGAIMRGPLTRLIVGKTTARVDLAELDSPRRTAASLLDHVLLRNEQVIDVDPHAFAEDPRVERRLRTLHAHATLYRRDTGIDGLYLGFPFLVMQEANRSTRPRIAPVLLWPVRLHPETGSRGRVTLAFDRDREEVRLNPAFETLLGIDAARRWQDVADEVLGRSSATAAEVVEAFGELAEAKGPTLASLPSKDLRVAPGEDRVFCSAALFHLGFMGQAVMEDLRQLKAMPPAGSSLETAFRVGEEIRRPEVPHVPERERYFTTDSDPSQEAAVLEARAGRGLLVEGPPGTGKSQTIVNMVADAIGTGRSLLVVCQKQAALEVVHKRLEAAGLGNRIVMVNDVNKDREPVIRAVRDQLEDLFQRPHGASGWRQQREQTAARIEALERDLDGQHRALHAADQQTGLSYRLVLGDLIGLAREGATPALPSLRHTLAGLDPGRLAVLQEVCAPTARLWLPARYEGSPLAEARAFGTDDGSVETFGDDIRAFHIAEMSRDEVLERTPDALAIEDPEPYRAWSIANGRSLLDLHESQRERLARWLDRFAGAADRQPGSTAAQTELAELERAMLALAADEAPTDAVEVARAMEDAELQEWLAISDRLLRRPTLLQRLSPGRWMAAWKRRGLMRRQGLADRAALGAALHRETGLRPLRSRLIEVTTAAGEPAGQLPPQRVPELLAHLRVLKAELAAAEALVLRLESYPEPRVALAMARAATRGAVEDLIEGIDQGLARHAARTASRAALALMRPWMQDGWIEAREAAIGANAPGAEAATPLLDELPHVSAYQRFRARVPQLGDEAMAVFGQLARIRDQLEQLPRADLEPTVRRIMGIEARLAWKSRMEAADPTLMLEADELEAKAASLKTADREMRGLNRRLLVDGLDASRLRPLREWEDITRLRGVRARRLREFVERGADLGLMQLRPVWLVNPDVASRLLPLRRALFDTVIFDEASQMPVEYALPTLYRSGAMIVSGDEKQMPPTAFFSSRVENDEAEVFEGQAADEDLPEEDRDAVEETWNRREIKDCPDLLQLAKTVLPSTTLQIHYRSAYRELIQFSNASFYVNRLSVPARHPADEVRRKRPVEMIRVDGTYVGQTNPEEAERVADILRDIWADTVTSPPTIGVVTFNRKQADLIEEVLEDRAEADPAFRTALSRERERVEGGEDMGLFVKNVENVQGDERDVIVFSSTFGRNAQGTFRRSFGVLGQTGGERRLNVAVTRARQKVVLVTSMPIPLISDLLSTRRQAGSPRDFLQAYFEYARALSDGDLEAAEALLSRLTPEPRRQRSREGAGDGLEVAVAEEIRSLGWEPASVGDDGAFGLDFAIEDPRSGLYGIGIECDAPRHPLLESARAREMWRPDVLRRSIPTIHRVSSHRWFHEPDLERERLRRAVISAMGVLA; this is translated from the coding sequence GTGAACGGCCACGCCGTAGACCCCGGCGACATCATGTGCGCAGAATGCGGCGGTGACATCGCGGAGAGCGCCGATAACACTGCTCCGCTCGAAGAGTCCGATCGGCCGAACCTGGCCCCGGCCGGGTTGGATCATGGGGCGAGTTCAGCCGCGGAGGCGGCTTCCGAGACGGTCGTTGCGGGCTGGCGGCTCCTCCGGCGTCTGCCGACCACTAGCCAGGTGCGCGAGCGGTACGAGGTCGTCCACGGCGATGACGGTCGCGAGGCGGTCCTCACCCTTTACGCAAACGGGAGTGAGCCGGACACGGAGGTCTATGACGCGCTTCGCACGCTGAACCGCGACCACGTGCCCGAGATCTACGAGACGGGGCGCTGGGAGGACCGGGCGTACGAGGTCGCGGAGGACGTGCGTGGCGGCACCTTTGCCGACCTAGGCTTGCTGGCTGACGATCATGTCACGATGTCGAGTATCCTGCGCGAGGTCGGCGGCGCGCTCGCGGCTTTGGGGGAGTGCGGGCTTCGCCATCGTGATCTGCGGCCGGGGGCCATCCTCGTCCGTCAACGCGAGCCGCTGGATCTCGTGCTCGGCGGGTTCGGCTCGGCCCGCCTCTCGGAATATGACCTAGACGTCGTCTCGCCGCTTGAGATCACCCGATACACCGCCCCCGAGGCGGTCGCTGGCGGAGTCGCCGCAGCGAGCGACTGGTGGAGCCTGGGGATGCTCATTCTCGAGCAAGTCACACGCGGCGAGTGCTTCGCCGGTGCGGACGACCAAACATTCCTCATCACGGTGCTTACCAACGGAGCGCCAATACCCGACGGCTTGGCGCCGCCCGTTGACGCGCTGCTGCGCGGCCTGCTCTCGCTCGACCGTCACTCTCGGTGGCAGTGGGCGGAGCTCCAGCGTTGGCTCGCCGGCGAAGTCCCGCCGGCGCCGCCGGCGCTTCGTGCCGCTGACCACGAAGGCGGGCGCTCCATAAGACTGGCTGGGGCGAGGCACCCAAGTCCGGAGCGCTTCGCGCTCGCGGCCGCCGAGGCCACTGCCTGGGACGAGGCCCGCTCCATGCTGCTCGGCGGCGAGCTCGCCACTTGGCTCGAGGAGGCTGGTCAGCATGCCGGCCTAAGGGCCGAGATCCGCTCAATCGTCACGCTTGAGGGCGTGTCCAATGACATGCGCCTGGCGCTGGCGCTGAAGGCGCTCAACCCATCGATGCCGCTGGTGGTGCGCGGCGAGATTGTGACGCCGGGCTGGCTCCTGGACCATCCCGAAGAGGGTTACGCGCTGGTCACCGGGCCCGTGCCCGATCGGCTCGAGCGGGACGACGACGAGGTCTGGCTGGCGCGCCTCAAGCGCCGCGAGGCCCGCGTTCGCGAGCGCGCGCGCCAGCTCGACGTCGAACTCGATGAAGCGCAGCTGCGTGTCACGGCGCTTTCGACCTCGAAGAGTCGCCTGGCTGCCGTATGGGACGAGCGCCGCCGCATCCTCCCGGATACCGACCACCCCGGACTGCTCGCGATCGTCGAGCGTCGCGTGACCGAGGAGGAGGACCTGATCCTCCTGCTGAGCGCGGCCGCCACCCAGTTCCGCGCAGCCGACGCGATTGTCGACGAGGCGGAGGACGCTGCGCGCCGGGCCGGTGTCGACGCCTTCGATCGGAATGCCGCTCTAGCTCGGACGGCGACGTCGCGGCGCGAGCTCCACGCCGAGATCGAAGCCCGCCTCGAGGGCTTCGCCAGGTGTGGTCGGGACCGCATCGACGAATGGGGTGACCAGTTTCGGCTTGAGCGGCGCCTGCCGCTCGCCCGGGCTCTCGCACTGTTGGCGGTTCCGTCTGGCGAATGGCGACAGCCGCCGCGCCAAGCCTACGTCGCCACGCTGCTCGACTTCTACGCGCGGCGCATCACAGGCGCGATCATGCGCGGACCGCTCACCAGACTTATCGTCGGGAAGACGACCGCGCGCGTCGACCTCGCCGAACTCGACAGTCCACGTCGAACTGCGGCGTCGCTCCTCGACCACGTGCTACTGCGCAACGAGCAGGTCATCGACGTCGATCCGCACGCGTTCGCTGAAGATCCGCGAGTTGAGCGGCGGCTTCGCACCCTTCATGCCCACGCGACGCTCTACCGCCGCGACACCGGTATTGACGGACTCTATCTTGGCTTTCCATTCCTAGTGATGCAGGAGGCCAACCGTTCAACGCGGCCGCGCATCGCGCCTGTGTTACTGTGGCCAGTCAGGCTTCACCCGGAGACCGGCTCGCGTGGCCGTGTCACTCTCGCTTTTGACCGGGACCGCGAGGAGGTCCGTCTCAATCCGGCGTTCGAGACGCTCCTCGGCATCGACGCGGCGCGACGCTGGCAGGATGTAGCTGACGAGGTGCTGGGCCGCTCCTCAGCGACGGCCGCCGAGGTAGTGGAGGCTTTCGGCGAACTGGCCGAAGCAAAAGGGCCGACGCTTGCGTCCTTGCCCTCGAAGGACCTGCGCGTCGCGCCTGGTGAGGACCGGGTCTTCTGCTCTGCCGCGCTGTTCCACTTGGGCTTCATGGGGCAAGCCGTCATGGAGGATTTGCGGCAGCTGAAGGCCATGCCGCCTGCGGGGAGCAGCCTAGAGACGGCGTTCAGGGTCGGCGAGGAAATCCGCCGCCCCGAGGTGCCGCACGTCCCCGAGCGCGAGCGCTACTTCACGACCGACAGCGATCCCTCCCAGGAGGCTGCGGTCCTGGAGGCGAGGGCCGGCCGAGGTCTGCTTGTGGAGGGTCCGCCGGGCACGGGTAAGAGCCAGACAATCGTCAACATGGTCGCCGACGCGATCGGCACCGGCCGCAGCCTGCTGGTCGTCTGCCAGAAGCAGGCGGCTCTTGAGGTGGTACATAAGCGGCTTGAAGCGGCGGGTCTCGGTAATCGCATCGTGATGGTGAATGACGTCAACAAGGACCGGGAGCCCGTCATTCGTGCGGTCCGCGATCAGCTCGAGGACCTCTTCCAACGCCCGCACGGCGCGTCCGGCTGGCGTCAGCAGCGGGAGCAGACTGCCGCGCGTATCGAGGCTCTCGAGCGCGACCTCGATGGCCAGCACCGCGCTCTGCACGCCGCGGATCAACAAACGGGCCTCTCGTATCGGCTGGTCCTTGGCGACCTGATCGGCCTTGCCCGCGAGGGCGCCACGCCCGCGCTCCCGTCACTGCGCCACACGTTGGCCGGGCTGGATCCGGGCAGGCTCGCCGTGCTGCAGGAGGTCTGTGCACCGACGGCCCGGCTCTGGCTCCCCGCCCGCTACGAGGGCAGCCCGTTGGCCGAAGCCCGTGCATTCGGCACCGATGACGGAAGCGTTGAGACCTTCGGGGATGACATCCGCGCCTTCCACATCGCCGAGATGTCGCGGGACGAAGTCCTGGAGCGGACCCCTGATGCGTTGGCGATCGAGGATCCCGAGCCCTATCGTGCTTGGTCGATTGCGAACGGCAGGAGCCTTCTTGATCTCCACGAAAGCCAGCGAGAACGCCTGGCGCGCTGGCTCGACCGGTTCGCGGGGGCCGCGGATCGCCAGCCCGGTTCCACTGCGGCGCAGACAGAGTTGGCGGAGCTCGAGCGTGCGATGCTCGCCTTGGCCGCGGACGAAGCCCCGACGGATGCAGTCGAGGTTGCGCGCGCAATGGAAGACGCGGAGCTTCAAGAGTGGCTCGCGATCTCGGACCGTCTCCTGCGTCGTCCGACTCTCCTTCAACGGCTGTCTCCAGGCCGCTGGATGGCTGCCTGGAAACGCCGGGGCTTGATGCGCCGGCAGGGCTTGGCCGATCGTGCCGCCCTGGGAGCCGCGCTTCACCGGGAGACGGGGTTGCGGCCGCTGCGCTCGCGACTGATCGAGGTGACCACTGCCGCCGGCGAGCCCGCCGGCCAGCTTCCGCCGCAGCGAGTTCCCGAACTTCTGGCGCACCTCCGGGTGCTCAAGGCGGAACTTGCCGCTGCCGAGGCACTAGTGCTGCGGCTTGAGTCCTATCCCGAGCCGCGCGTTGCCCTGGCGATGGCCCGTGCCGCCACCCGTGGCGCGGTCGAGGATCTCATCGAGGGGATCGACCAAGGTCTCGCGCGGCATGCAGCTCGCACCGCCTCGCGTGCCGCCCTCGCGCTCATGCGACCGTGGATGCAGGACGGTTGGATCGAGGCGCGCGAGGCAGCCATTGGGGCGAACGCACCCGGGGCGGAGGCCGCCACGCCGCTGCTGGATGAGCTGCCGCACGTGTCCGCCTACCAGCGATTTCGCGCGAGGGTCCCGCAGCTTGGCGACGAGGCGATGGCGGTGTTTGGCCAATTGGCGAGGATCCGTGATCAACTTGAGCAGCTGCCGCGCGCGGACCTCGAGCCTACGGTGCGGCGCATTATGGGCATCGAAGCGCGGCTCGCCTGGAAATCCCGTATGGAGGCAGCCGACCCGACCCTGATGCTGGAGGCCGACGAGCTCGAGGCAAAGGCGGCCTCGCTCAAGACTGCGGACAGGGAGATGCGTGGCCTAAACCGCCGGCTCCTCGTCGATGGGCTTGATGCCAGTCGCCTGAGGCCGCTCCGCGAATGGGAGGATATTACGCGGCTTCGAGGTGTACGCGCCCGTCGGCTGCGAGAGTTCGTCGAGCGTGGCGCGGACCTCGGCTTGATGCAGCTTCGGCCAGTCTGGCTCGTGAATCCCGACGTCGCGAGCCGGCTTCTTCCCTTGCGCAGGGCTCTTTTCGACACAGTCATCTTCGACGAGGCCTCGCAGATGCCGGTCGAGTATGCGCTTCCGACACTCTATCGCAGCGGCGCGATGATCGTGAGCGGCGACGAGAAGCAGATGCCTCCCACTGCCTTCTTCTCCAGCCGCGTCGAAAACGACGAGGCCGAGGTCTTCGAGGGGCAGGCGGCCGACGAGGATTTACCGGAAGAGGACCGCGACGCGGTCGAGGAGACCTGGAACCGGCGCGAGATCAAGGACTGCCCCGATCTCTTGCAACTGGCGAAGACTGTGCTGCCGTCGACTACGCTGCAGATCCACTACCGGTCTGCGTACCGCGAGCTTATCCAGTTCTCGAATGCGTCCTTCTACGTCAATCGCCTGAGTGTGCCGGCGCGCCATCCGGCTGACGAAGTGCGACGCAAGCGGCCGGTCGAGATGATCCGCGTCGACGGCACCTACGTCGGTCAGACCAACCCCGAGGAGGCGGAGCGGGTTGCGGACATCCTGCGGGACATCTGGGCTGACACCGTCACCAGCCCTCCGACCATCGGCGTGGTTACCTTCAACCGCAAGCAGGCGGACCTGATCGAGGAGGTCCTGGAGGACCGTGCAGAAGCTGATCCCGCTTTCCGGACGGCGCTCTCCCGCGAACGCGAGCGTGTGGAGGGCGGTGAGGACATGGGCCTGTTCGTCAAGAATGTCGAAAACGTGCAAGGCGACGAGCGTGACGTGATCGTCTTCTCCTCGACATTCGGGCGCAACGCTCAGGGGACCTTCCGCCGATCGTTTGGGGTGCTCGGGCAGACCGGTGGGGAGAGACGCCTCAACGTCGCGGTGACCCGCGCGCGGCAGAAGGTGGTCTTGGTGACCTCGATGCCGATCCCGCTGATCTCGGACCTGCTCTCGACGCGACGACAGGCCGGTAGCCCCCGCGACTTCCTCCAAGCCTACTTCGAGTATGCCCGTGCGCTTTCAGATGGCGATCTCGAGGCTGCCGAGGCGCTGCTCTCGCGGCTGACGCCCGAGCCGCGTCGTCAGCGTTCGCGTGAGGGGGCTGGCGACGGCCTCGAGGTGGCAGTGGCCGAGGAGATCCGCTCGCTAGGCTGGGAACCCGCTTCCGTAGGCGACGACGGCGCTTTCGGCCTCGATTTTGCGATCGAGGACCCGCGCTCTGGGCTTTACGGGATCGGCATTGAATGCGACGCGCCCAGGCATCCGCTCCTCGAGAGCGCCCGCGCCCGTGAGATGTGGCGGCCGGACGTGCTAAGGCGGTCGATCCCGACGATCCACCGGGTTTCCTCGCATCGTTGGTTCCATGAGCCTGACCTGGAGCGTGAGCGGCTGCGGAGAGCGGTAATCTCGGCAATGGGGGTGCTGGCGTGA
- a CDS encoding thermonuclease family protein, whose product MVDGDTLHVGSERVRLFGVDAPEMSQTCGVGAEKVPCGQFAARWLRSRVQGRTLQCSAMDRDRYGRVVARCRIDGADLGRSLVETGWATAYRKYSLQYIDAEGRARAARRGIWALRFQRPEEYRRARTATVAAQAPPDPRCLVKGNVSSKGARIYHRPGSRDYLAVRIDPGNGERWFCSEAQAAAAGWRPPR is encoded by the coding sequence GTGGTCGACGGCGACACGCTGCACGTCGGGAGCGAGCGCGTTCGCCTGTTCGGTGTCGACGCCCCGGAAATGTCGCAAACATGCGGGGTCGGTGCAGAGAAGGTGCCCTGCGGCCAATTCGCGGCACGATGGTTGAGATCGCGTGTCCAAGGCAGAACGCTGCAGTGCTCCGCGATGGACCGAGACCGATACGGACGCGTCGTCGCGCGCTGCAGGATTGATGGCGCCGATCTCGGGCGATCTCTTGTCGAGACAGGCTGGGCTACAGCGTACCGCAAATACTCCCTCCAGTACATCGATGCAGAGGGCCGCGCCCGGGCGGCGCGGCGAGGCATCTGGGCACTCCGTTTTCAGAGACCCGAGGAATACCGGCGAGCCCGTACCGCGACGGTTGCGGCGCAGGCTCCACCCGACCCGCGTTGCTTGGTGAAAGGTAATGTGAGCTCGAAGGGAGCACGCATCTACCACCGCCCGGGGTCCCGGGACTACCTGGCAGTCCGGATCGACCCCGGAAACGGGGAACGCTGGTTCTGCAGCGAGGCCCAGGCAGCCGCCGCCGGCTGGCGCCCACCCCGGTGA
- a CDS encoding OmpA family protein, which yields MILCCLLPVSAASSAGRLQDGYARALYEPSTHDYRFGSDLAQAEERDQPPNLGPYRIHFLYGGDELTDDAVKAIRAIVPLAKSDRVQSITVTGHADRVGHRWRNLRLSRRRALAVAAQLRAEGIGGDKLLIRWRGETRLPFPTEDGMPEPANRCVEIVINREGERDV from the coding sequence ATGATCCTGTGCTGCTTGCTGCCTGTTAGTGCAGCAAGTTCGGCGGGGCGTTTGCAAGATGGGTACGCACGAGCGCTCTATGAACCAAGCACGCACGACTACCGATTCGGTAGTGACCTTGCGCAAGCGGAAGAACGTGACCAGCCACCAAATCTCGGTCCTTACAGGATCCATTTCCTTTACGGTGGAGACGAACTCACGGACGATGCAGTCAAAGCCATCCGGGCTATTGTGCCACTCGCAAAGTCAGATCGGGTCCAGTCCATCACTGTGACTGGGCATGCCGATCGGGTCGGTCATCGATGGAGAAATCTCCGCCTCTCTCGTCGACGAGCACTAGCTGTCGCGGCCCAGTTACGTGCCGAAGGCATTGGTGGAGATAAGCTCCTGATCCGCTGGCGTGGAGAAACAAGGCTACCTTTTCCGACTGAAGACGGAATGCCGGAACCAGCAAATCGCTGCGTAGAGATAGTGATCAACCGCGAAGGAGAGAGAGATGTCTGA
- a CDS encoding antitoxin Xre/MbcA/ParS toxin-binding domain-containing protein, which yields MSSEEELFAKLDRWLETLPAEPTIFQVAETKDADLFAAYVLRHFRAAAKDAVADRLSLEAGKLGSAKWERAGAIGAIVDFLAETWRLSRAEQLTLLGLEDEAELVAVRSQPRAAASHQLLDRLTMLMDIYQALRSLLPGREDDDAWLRRPNIAPLFEGKSAISIMLERGRSGIKDVRAHLWAQIW from the coding sequence ATGAGTTCTGAGGAGGAGCTGTTCGCTAAACTGGACCGCTGGCTGGAAACTCTGCCAGCGGAGCCTACGATCTTCCAGGTGGCCGAGACCAAGGATGCGGATCTCTTTGCGGCCTACGTTCTCCGGCACTTCCGGGCCGCCGCCAAGGACGCGGTCGCCGATCGGTTGTCGCTCGAGGCTGGTAAGCTTGGTTCAGCAAAATGGGAGCGTGCTGGTGCGATCGGCGCGATTGTCGATTTCCTTGCGGAGACGTGGCGTCTTTCTAGGGCCGAGCAGCTGACACTCTTGGGTCTTGAAGATGAGGCCGAACTCGTCGCCGTCCGCAGCCAGCCAAGAGCCGCCGCTTCGCACCAGCTGCTGGACCGCCTGACGATGCTCATGGACATCTACCAGGCGCTTCGTTCACTTCTGCCGGGGCGCGAGGATGACGATGCTTGGCTGAGAAGACCGAACATCGCGCCGCTCTTCGAAGGCAAGAGCGCCATCAGCATCATGCTTGAGCGCGGGCGTTCGGGCATCAAGGATGTTCGAGCCCACCTGTGGGCGCAGATATGGTAG
- the virB11 gene encoding P-type DNA transfer ATPase VirB11 translates to MNPHLVSVPDEDLRVSSDGGVYLNAYLHPFRPWMERDDVSEIIVNASGEVWIEQAGHMHLQRVAAPGIDDLLVRRLAEQVARSTHQGISRERPLLSAILPNGARVQFISPPATRRGWAMAIRQHRLVDLPLSAYAGVPKAATEAADAPCPATDPVGYLRHAVLQKRTILISGGTSSGKTTFLNALLREVPVSERIILIEDTPEIRLHSPASLGLVAVKGELGEAQVSTDDLLQASLRMRPDRLVLGELRGTEAVSFLRAINTGHPGSFSTLHANNPLGALEQLGLMVMQAGLGLTRKDTLAYARSVIDVIVQLDRRSGKRGISDILDLRADPPMAD, encoded by the coding sequence ATGAACCCCCACCTCGTCAGCGTGCCCGACGAGGACCTGAGAGTGAGCAGTGACGGCGGCGTTTATCTGAACGCCTACCTCCATCCCTTTCGCCCGTGGATGGAACGCGACGACGTGTCGGAGATCATCGTCAACGCGTCCGGCGAGGTGTGGATCGAACAGGCCGGTCACATGCATCTGCAGCGCGTCGCGGCGCCGGGAATCGACGACCTGCTGGTGCGGCGATTGGCCGAGCAGGTGGCCCGATCGACCCATCAAGGCATCAGCCGCGAACGGCCCTTGTTGTCCGCGATCCTGCCCAACGGCGCGCGCGTGCAATTCATCTCGCCCCCAGCCACCCGCCGCGGCTGGGCCATGGCCATCCGGCAGCACCGGCTCGTCGACCTGCCGCTTTCTGCCTACGCGGGGGTTCCCAAGGCTGCCACCGAAGCCGCGGACGCGCCGTGCCCCGCCACCGATCCGGTGGGCTATCTGCGCCACGCCGTCCTCCAGAAACGCACCATCCTGATCAGCGGCGGCACGTCGTCGGGGAAGACCACGTTCCTCAATGCCCTGTTGCGAGAAGTGCCGGTGTCCGAGCGGATCATCCTGATCGAGGACACGCCCGAAATCCGCCTGCACAGTCCGGCAAGCCTGGGCCTGGTCGCGGTAAAGGGCGAACTTGGCGAAGCGCAGGTCAGCACCGACGACCTTCTCCAGGCCTCGCTGCGGATGCGGCCCGACCGGCTGGTGCTGGGCGAGCTTCGTGGCACCGAAGCGGTCAGCTTCCTGCGAGCGATCAACACCGGCCATCCCGGCTCGTTCAGCACGCTTCACGCCAACAATCCCCTTGGCGCCCTCGAACAGCTCGGACTGATGGTCATGCAGGCCGGGCTGGGCCTCACCCGCAAGGACACCCTGGCCTACGCCCGCTCGGTCATCGACGTCATCGTCCAGCTCGACCGCCGCAGCGGCAAACGCGGGATTTCGGACATCCTCGATCTACGCGCAGATCCGCCCATGGCGGACTGA
- a CDS encoding TrbI/VirB10 family protein, producing the protein MDVRETRSTIVGDEVQRPIGMSGQLVPFDPRSHLDEGALIEASRLAYPAVATPPSRKEGMALAVGGGAAVMLGLATFLGLSSGRDARQAPVARDAPAAVQNAPLPVVPPPTPEQVAALNGAGQPAGGSLVFSSPPQTFPQVAPVPSGTPGMSVAERLRSPTLLFDGSGPVLSAPGEPAAAGAAAATSPATGSRPAVGGDDFAARADASASETAMARPMANPASTVSQGTLIPAVLETAINSDVPGYVRAVVSQDVRSFDGSQILIPRSSRLVGQYKSGLAAGQTRAYILWSRLIRPDGVSVAIASPGTDEAGQSGLAGEVDNHFFKRFGSALLLSVVGAASAIGTGGASVLASGGGIGAAGVAAQQSGGIPPTVKVRQGQPIRVFTARDLDFSRVSTS; encoded by the coding sequence ATGGACGTCCGTGAGACCCGCTCAACGATCGTCGGCGACGAGGTACAGCGCCCGATCGGGATGAGCGGTCAACTGGTGCCGTTCGACCCGCGCAGCCATCTCGACGAAGGCGCGCTGATCGAAGCAAGCCGGCTGGCTTATCCCGCGGTGGCGACGCCGCCTTCGCGCAAGGAAGGAATGGCACTGGCGGTCGGCGGCGGGGCCGCGGTCATGCTCGGCCTGGCGACCTTTCTCGGGCTGAGCAGCGGGCGCGATGCGCGGCAGGCGCCCGTGGCGCGGGACGCCCCTGCGGCGGTACAGAATGCCCCCCTCCCCGTGGTCCCCCCTCCCACCCCCGAACAGGTCGCGGCGCTCAACGGCGCGGGGCAGCCTGCCGGCGGATCTTTGGTCTTCAGTTCGCCGCCGCAAACCTTTCCGCAAGTCGCGCCCGTGCCGTCCGGAACCCCCGGCATGTCGGTAGCCGAGCGCCTTCGTTCGCCGACCCTGCTGTTCGACGGTTCGGGACCGGTGCTGAGTGCGCCCGGCGAACCGGCGGCGGCCGGCGCGGCAGCCGCGACGAGCCCGGCGACCGGGTCACGCCCGGCGGTGGGCGGCGATGATTTCGCGGCGCGGGCCGATGCGTCGGCCTCCGAAACGGCGATGGCGCGGCCGATGGCCAATCCGGCGTCCACCGTCAGCCAGGGCACGCTGATCCCCGCGGTGCTCGAAACCGCCATCAACAGCGACGTGCCGGGTTACGTCCGGGCGGTCGTCAGCCAGGACGTGCGCAGCTTCGACGGCAGCCAGATCCTGATCCCGCGTTCCTCGCGGCTGGTCGGCCAGTACAAGAGCGGCCTCGCGGCGGGTCAGACCCGTGCCTACATCCTGTGGTCGCGGCTGATCCGGCCCGATGGCGTCTCGGTCGCGATCGCTTCCCCCGGAACCGACGAGGCCGGGCAGAGCGGCCTTGCCGGCGAGGTCGACAATCACTTCTTCAAGCGCTTCGGATCGGCATTGCTGCTGTCGGTGGTCGGCGCGGCGAGCGCCATCGGCACCGGCGGCGCAAGCGTGCTGGCGTCGGGCGGCGGGATCGGCGCGGCCGGCGTCGCCGCGCAGCAAAGCGGCGGCATTCCGCCGACGGTGAAGGTGCGTCAGGGTCAGCCGATTCGGGTATTCACGGCCCGCGATCTCGACTTCTCGCGGGTCTCGACATCATGA
- a CDS encoding TrbG/VirB9 family P-type conjugative transfer protein: MKLLPLALAPLLLLAGQAATASDARVRSIMFTPDEVVRFIAKPGYQSSIRFGADERIENVAVGDSAAWQVTPNKRGNYLFIKPLIAGARSNLMVITDQRTYLFDLEATRGSQPVYTLSFDYPAYPAPGSIQPPPPPPPAPAATTALASAPVTPAPVLNFGWKVDGAKSLRPARIFDDSKAVYLSWPDALALPAVLAPASDGTESPLDYRMEKGFIVIAGLPRRIILRRGKETATVLATSNRVTLTQTASTEARNGRP; encoded by the coding sequence ATGAAGTTGCTTCCACTCGCCCTCGCCCCGTTGCTGCTGCTTGCCGGCCAGGCCGCGACGGCATCGGATGCGCGGGTTCGCTCGATCATGTTCACCCCCGACGAGGTCGTGCGCTTCATCGCCAAGCCTGGCTATCAGAGCTCGATACGCTTCGGCGCCGACGAGCGAATCGAGAATGTCGCGGTGGGTGACAGCGCGGCCTGGCAGGTGACGCCCAACAAGCGCGGCAATTACCTCTTCATCAAGCCGCTGATCGCCGGCGCACGCAGCAATCTGATGGTGATCACCGACCAGCGCACCTATCTGTTCGATCTTGAGGCCACGCGTGGATCGCAGCCGGTCTACACCTTGAGCTTCGACTATCCCGCCTACCCTGCCCCCGGGTCGATCCAGCCGCCGCCGCCACCGCCGCCAGCCCCGGCCGCCACGACCGCGCTGGCAAGTGCCCCCGTCACTCCGGCGCCGGTGCTCAACTTCGGCTGGAAGGTCGACGGCGCCAAATCGCTGCGCCCGGCCCGGATCTTCGACGACAGCAAGGCGGTCTACCTCAGCTGGCCCGACGCGCTGGCGCTGCCGGCAGTGCTGGCCCCGGCCTCCGACGGCACGGAAAGCCCGCTCGACTACCGGATGGAAAAAGGCTTCATCGTGATCGCCGGCCTGCCCCGGCGGATCATCCTGCGTCGCGGCAAGGAAACCGCCACCGTGCTGGCGACCAGCAATCGCGTGACCCTGACCCAGACCGCCAGCACGGAGGCCCGCAATGGACGTCCGTGA